A genomic window from Diospyros lotus cultivar Yz01 chromosome 2, ASM1463336v1, whole genome shotgun sequence includes:
- the LOC127793709 gene encoding elongation factor 1-delta — translation MAVAFFSVNSESGLKKLDECLLTRSYITGYQASKDDITVHAALSKPPPPEYVNVARWYNHIEALLRISGVSGEGCGVTIEGSAPAEAVATPPAADTKTSAAEDDDDDDVDLFGEETEEEKKAAEERAAAVKASGKKKESGKSSVLMDVKPWDDETDMKKLEEAVRSVKLDGLLWGASKLAPVGYGIKKLQIMLTIVDDLVSVDNLIEDYLTAEPVNEYVQSCDIVAFNKI, via the exons ATGGCTGTTGCATTCTTCAGTGTTAACTCCGAATCTGGCCTGAAGAAGCTGGATGAATGCCTTCTAACACGTAGTTACATCACTGG GTACCAGGCCTCAAAGGATGATATCACTGTGCATGCAGCTCTTTCCAAGCCTCCACCACCTGAATATGTGAATGTGGCTCGTTGGTACAACCACATTGAAGCGCTTCTAAGGATTTC TGGTGTATCTGGAGAAGGTTGTGGTGTCACCATAGAGGGTTCTGCTCCAGCAGAGGCCGTGGCAACTCCTCCTGCTGCTGACACTAAG ACTTCTGCGGccgaggatgatgatgatgatgatgtggaTTTGTTTGGTGAAGAGACTGAGGAGGAAAAGAAGGCCGCTGAAGAACGTGCAGCAGCTGTGAAGGCAtctggaaaaaagaaagagt CTGGGAAGTCATCAGTGCTGATGGATGTGAAACCATGGGACGATGAAACTGATATGAAGAAACTTGAGGAGGCTGTTAGAAGCGTCAAGTTGGATGGATTGCTTTGGGGAGCGT CCAAACTTGCGCCCGTTGGATACGGTATCAAGAAATTGCAGATAATGCTTACCATTGTGGACGATTTGGTGTCTGTTGATAATCTCATAGAGGATTATCTCACGGCTGAACCAGTGAATGAGTATGTCCAGAGTTGTGATATTGTTGCCTTCAACAAAATAT GA